A DNA window from Amycolatopsis sp. DSM 110486 contains the following coding sequences:
- a CDS encoding DUF4240 domain-containing protein encodes MTDFWKVIGSSSVQDESEIDSALERISAELSALAPDALTHFVERLRESLYRIDRRDLAEVPMVLANGLKLPQTSDHFLYARCACILAGERVYGDILSSGVGFERFVAPFGQ; translated from the coding sequence GTGACTGATTTCTGGAAGGTCATCGGCTCAAGCTCCGTCCAGGATGAGAGCGAGATCGACTCTGCCCTGGAGCGGATCTCTGCGGAGCTCAGCGCGCTGGCACCCGATGCCTTGACTCACTTTGTTGAGCGACTGCGGGAGTCGCTTTATCGGATCGACAGGAGGGATCTGGCAGAGGTGCCGATGGTGCTTGCCAATGGTTTGAAACTCCCGCAGACGAGCGACCACTTCCTGTATGCGCGATGCGCGTGCATCTTGGCGGGCGAAAGAGTGTACGGCGATATCCTGAGTTCTGGCGTCGGATTCGAACGCTTCGTCGCGCCGTTTGGCCAGTAG
- a CDS encoding polymorphic toxin-type HINT domain-containing protein, producing MTSTAQHLFWDATLHTWREADNLRVGDEVDTPDNGHVTVVATRPYTAAIISYNLTIDDVHTYYVLAGTTPVLVHNCNKNQARYEFEDQLNPGKTYISKTKNFNNRLQDHINSGRLKSRGNATCTHVCGTNDDLFVAKHPRMEELRDQGVDPSNDIASPGKKILEQGQDAENSNNSGSGRSSSK from the coding sequence ATCACCAGCACCGCCCAGCACCTGTTCTGGGACGCCACCCTCCACACCTGGCGCGAAGCCGACAACCTCCGTGTCGGCGACGAAGTCGACACCCCGGACAACGGTCACGTCACCGTCGTAGCCACCCGCCCCTACACCGCCGCGATCATCAGCTACAACCTCACCATCGACGACGTCCACACGTACTATGTGCTGGCGGGGACCACGCCGGTTCTTGTGCATAACTGCAACAAAAATCAAGCGAGATACGAGTTCGAGGATCAGCTGAACCCCGGAAAGACGTATATTAGCAAGACGAAGAACTTCAATAACCGCTTACAGGATCATATCAACAGTGGGCGCCTCAAGAGTCGTGGAAATGCGACCTGCACGCATGTTTGCGGAACGAATGATGACCTATTCGTTGCCAAACATCCTCGGATGGAAGAACTGCGTGATCAGGGAGTCGATCCCTCGAATGACATTGCGTCGCCGGGTAAGAAGATCTTGGAGCAAGGGCAAGATGCCGAAAATTCGAACAACTCAGGCTCTGGTAGGAGCAGCTCGAAGTGA